A single genomic interval of Mangifera indica cultivar Alphonso chromosome 5, CATAS_Mindica_2.1, whole genome shotgun sequence harbors:
- the LOC123217278 gene encoding plasma membrane ATPase 1-like isoform X4 has protein sequence MVEKSFALDAVIKEAVDLENVPIEEVFENLKCTRNGLSSDEVKERLELFGYNKLEEKKESKILKFLSFMWNPLSWVMEAAAIMAIALAHGGGKDPDYHDFVGILVLLLINSTISFIEENNAGNAAAALMARLAPKAKVLRDGRWSEEDAAELVPGDIVSIKLGDIVPADARLLEGDPLKIDQSALTGESLPVTKNPGDGVYSGSTCKQGEIEAVIIATGVHTFFGKAAHLVESTNHVGHFQKVLTAIGNFCICSIAIGIVIEIIVIYGLQERGYRVGIDNLLVLLIGGIPIAMPTVLSVTMAIGSHRLSQQGAITKRMTAIEEMAGMDVLCSDKTGTLTLNKLTVDKNLIEVFAKGVDKDMVVLMAARASRLENQDAIDAAIVSMLPDPKEARTGIKEVHFLPFNPTDKRTALTYIDGVGKMRRVSKGAPEQILHLAHNKSEIERKVHGMIDKFAERGLRSLAVARQEVPAGTKDSPGGPWEFVGLLPLFDPPRHDSAETIRRALDLGVSVKMITGDQLAIAKETGRRLGMGTNMYPSSSLLGESKEEGHPGLPIDELIEKADGFAGVFPEHKYEIVNRLQARKHICGMTGDGVNDAPALKKADIGIAVADSTDAARSASDIVLTEPGLSVIVSAVLTSRAIFQRMKNYTIYAVSITIRIVLGFLLLTVFWKFDFPPFMVLVIAILNDGTIMTISKDRVKPSPLPDCWKLSEIFATGIVLGGYLALMTVVFFWAAYETNFFPSFNRHHFNMSDDKISTELKERMASAVYLQVSTISQALIFVTRSRGWSCTERPGFLLVIAFVIAQLIASLISATATSEFAGIRKIGWGWTGVIWLFNIATYLLLDPIKFAVRYALSGRAWGLIVDKRTAFTNKKDFGMEARAAAWATEQRTLHGLQSSDTRKFTDKISTFGELNLMAEETKRRAEIARMRELHTLKGKVESFAKLRGLDIDAMNQHYTV, from the exons ATCTG GAAAATGTGCCCATTGAAGAAGTTTTTGAAAACCTGAAATGTACAAGGAATGGTTTGAGCTCAGATGAAGTTAAAGAGCGATTGGAATTATTTGGATACAATAAACTTGAAGAGAAAAAG gaaagtaaaatattaaagttcTTGAGCTTTATGTGGAATCCTCTATCATGGGTAATGGAAGCTGCAGCTATCATGGCTATTGCTCTTGCACATGGAGGA GGAAAAGATCCGGATTATCATGATTTCGTTGGCATATTGGTCTTACTTTTGATAAATTCTACCATCAGTTTTATAGAGGAAAACAATGCAGGCAATGCAGCAGCTGCTCTTATGGCCAGATTGGCCCCAAAAGCCAAG GTCCTACGTGATGGAAGATGGAGTGAGGAAGATGCAGCAGAGTTGGTTCCAGGAGACATTGTCAGTATTAAACTTGGAGACATTGTTCCAGCTGATGCTCGTCTTCTTGAAGGAGATCCTTTGAAAATTGATCAG TCAGCTCTTACGGGAGAGTCCCTTCCGGTAACCAAGAATCCTGGTGATGGGGTCTACTCAGGTTCAACCTGCAAACAAGGTGAAATAGAGGCTGTTATTATTGCAACCGGAGTTCACACTTTCTTCGGGAAGGCAGCTCATCTTGTTGAAAGCACTAATCATGTTGGGCATTTTCAGAAG GTTCTAACAGCAATCGGAAACTTCTGTATCTGCTCAATTGCTATTGGAATagttattgaaataattgttatatatggACTTCAAGAGAGGGGATATCGTGTTGGTATAGATAATCTACTTGTCTTGCTAATTGGTGGGATTCCCATAGCAATGCCAACTGTTCTTTCTGTTACCATGGCCATTGGTTCACATCGCTTGTCTCAGCAG GGTGCAATAACCAAAAGAATGACAGCCATTGAGGAAATGGCTGGAATGGATGTTCTGTGCAGTGATAAAACAGGCACATTGACATTAAACAAGCTTACAGTGGACAAAAATTTGATTGAG GTTTTTGCCAAAGGTGTTGACAAGGACATGGTAGTACTTATGGCTGCAAGAGCGTCGAGGTTAGAGAACCAAGATGCTATTGACGCTGCAATTGTTTCAATGTTGCCAGACCCTAAGGAG GCAAGAACTGGAATTAAAGAAGTTCACTTCCTCCCATTCAATCCAACTGATAAAAGGACTGCACTTACATATATAGATGGTGTTGGCAAAATGCGCAGAGTTAGCAAAGGTGCACCAGAGCAG ATTCTCCATCTGGCCCATAACAAATCAGAAATTGAAAGGAAGGTACATGGAATGATTGACAAGTTTGCTGAACGTGGACTTAGATCCCTTGCAGTTGCTCGCCAG GAAGTGCCTGCTGGAACCAAAGACAGTCCCGGTGGCCCCTGGGAATTTGTCGGCCTTCTCCCTCTTTTTGACCCTCCACGCCACGACAGCGCTGAAACGATTAGAAGGGCTCTAGATCTTGGTGTCAGTGTTAAAATGATCACAG GCGATCAACTTGCAATTGCTAAGGAAACAGGAAGAAGGCTTGGAATGGGCACAAACATGTACCCCTCATCATCTCTGCTTGGTGAGAGCAAGGAAGAGGGACATCCAGGGCTTCCCATTGATGAACTCATTGAAAAAGCTGATGGTTTTGCTGGTGTCTTTCCTG AACACAAGTACGAGATTGTAAATAGATTACAAGCCAGAAAGCACATCTGTGGAATGACCGGTGATGGAGTAAACGATGCTCCAGCTTTAAAGAAAGCTGACATAGGAATCGCTGTGGCAGATTCCACAGATGCCGCCCGTAGTGCTTCTGATATAGTTCTAACAGAACCCGGGTTGAGTGTAATCGTAAGTGCTGTCTTAACAAGTCGTGCCATCTTCCAAAGAATGAAAAACTACACG ATCTATGCTGTGTCTATCACCATACGTATTGTG CTAGGATTTTTGTTGCTGACTGTCTTCTGGAAGTTCGATTTTCCACCTTTCATGGTTCTTGTCATCGCCATTCTTAATGATG GTACTATCATGACCATATCCAAAGACAGGGTAAAGCCTTCTCCCCTCCCTGATTGTTGGAAGCTCAGTGAAATTTTTGCAACAGGAATTGTGCTTGGCGGTTACCTAGCTCTTATGACAGTCGTTTTCTTTTGGGCGGCTTATGAAACTAACTTCTTTCCG AGCTTCAACCGGCACCATTTCAACATGTCTGACGACAAAATTTCGACTGAACTGAAAGAAAGAATGGCATCAGCAGTGTATCTTCAAGTCAGCACCATTAGCCAGGCCTTAATTTTTGTGACACGCTCCAGGGGCTGGTCGTGTACTGAGAGACCTGGCTTTCTGCTTGTTATTGCCTTCGTTATTGCTCAATTG ATTGCAAGTTTGATATCTGCCACTGCAACCTCCGAGTTTGCAGGGATCAGAAAAATTGGCTGGGGCTGGACAGGGGTCATTTGGTTGTTCAATATCGCAACTTACTTGCTGCTTGACCCTATCAAATTTGCTGTTCGATATGCGCTCAGTGGAAGAGCCTGGGGTCTCATTGTAGACAAAAGG ACTGCATTCACGAACAAAAAGGACTTTGGTATGGAAGCTCGTGCGGCTGCATGGGCAACTGAGCAGAGAACACTACATGGCCTCCAGTCCTCCGATACAAGAAAGTTTACTGATAAAATAAGCACTTTTGGGGAGCTCAATCTCATGGCAGAAGAAACTAAAAGGCGTGCAGAGATTGCAAG GATGAGGGAGCTTCACACTCTGAAAGGGAAGGTTGAATCATTTGCCAAGTTGAGGGGTCTGGACATTGATGCCATGAACCAACACTACACTGTCTAA
- the LOC123217278 gene encoding plasma membrane ATPase 1-like isoform X2, with the protein MVEKSFALDAVIKEAVDLENVPIEEVFENLKCTRNGLSSDEVKERLELFGYNKLEEKKESKILKFLSFMWNPLSWVMEAAAIMAIALAHGGFNLRDESFILQGKDPDYHDFVGILVLLLINSTISFIEENNAGNAAAALMARLAPKAKVLRDGRWSEEDAAELVPGDIVSIKLGDIVPADARLLEGDPLKIDQSALTGESLPVTKNPGDGVYSGSTCKQGEIEAVIIATGVHTFFGKAAHLVESTNHVGHFQKVLTAIGNFCICSIAIGIVIEIIVIYGLQERGYRVGIDNLLVLLIGGIPIAMPTVLSVTMAIGSHRLSQQGAITKRMTAIEEMAGMDVLCSDKTGTLTLNKLTVDKNLIEVFAKGVDKDMVVLMAARASRLENQDAIDAAIVSMLPDPKEARTGIKEVHFLPFNPTDKRTALTYIDGVGKMRRVSKGAPEQILHLAHNKSEIERKVHGMIDKFAERGLRSLAVARQEVPAGTKDSPGGPWEFVGLLPLFDPPRHDSAETIRRALDLGVSVKMITGDQLAIAKETGRRLGMGTNMYPSSSLLGESKEEGHPGLPIDELIEKADGFAGVFPEHKYEIVNRLQARKHICGMTGDGVNDAPALKKADIGIAVADSTDAARSASDIVLTEPGLSVIVSAVLTSRAIFQRMKNYTIYAVSITIRIVLGFLLLTVFWKFDFPPFMVLVIAILNDGTIMTISKDRVKPSPLPDCWKLSEIFATGIVLGGYLALMTVVFFWAAYETNFFPSFNRHHFNMSDDKISTELKERMASAVYLQVSTISQALIFVTRSRGWSCTERPGFLLVIAFVIAQLIASLISATATSEFAGIRKIGWGWTGVIWLFNIATYLLLDPIKFAVRYALSGRAWGLIVDKRTAFTNKKDFGMEARAAAWATEQRTLHGLQSSDTRKFTDKISTFGELNLMAEETKRRAEIARMRELHTLKGKVESFAKLRGLDIDAMNQHYTV; encoded by the exons ATCTG GAAAATGTGCCCATTGAAGAAGTTTTTGAAAACCTGAAATGTACAAGGAATGGTTTGAGCTCAGATGAAGTTAAAGAGCGATTGGAATTATTTGGATACAATAAACTTGAAGAGAAAAAG gaaagtaaaatattaaagttcTTGAGCTTTATGTGGAATCCTCTATCATGGGTAATGGAAGCTGCAGCTATCATGGCTATTGCTCTTGCACATGGAGGA TTTAATCTTAGAGATGAATCCTTTATTTTGCAGGGAAAAGATCCGGATTATCATGATTTCGTTGGCATATTGGTCTTACTTTTGATAAATTCTACCATCAGTTTTATAGAGGAAAACAATGCAGGCAATGCAGCAGCTGCTCTTATGGCCAGATTGGCCCCAAAAGCCAAG GTCCTACGTGATGGAAGATGGAGTGAGGAAGATGCAGCAGAGTTGGTTCCAGGAGACATTGTCAGTATTAAACTTGGAGACATTGTTCCAGCTGATGCTCGTCTTCTTGAAGGAGATCCTTTGAAAATTGATCAG TCAGCTCTTACGGGAGAGTCCCTTCCGGTAACCAAGAATCCTGGTGATGGGGTCTACTCAGGTTCAACCTGCAAACAAGGTGAAATAGAGGCTGTTATTATTGCAACCGGAGTTCACACTTTCTTCGGGAAGGCAGCTCATCTTGTTGAAAGCACTAATCATGTTGGGCATTTTCAGAAG GTTCTAACAGCAATCGGAAACTTCTGTATCTGCTCAATTGCTATTGGAATagttattgaaataattgttatatatggACTTCAAGAGAGGGGATATCGTGTTGGTATAGATAATCTACTTGTCTTGCTAATTGGTGGGATTCCCATAGCAATGCCAACTGTTCTTTCTGTTACCATGGCCATTGGTTCACATCGCTTGTCTCAGCAG GGTGCAATAACCAAAAGAATGACAGCCATTGAGGAAATGGCTGGAATGGATGTTCTGTGCAGTGATAAAACAGGCACATTGACATTAAACAAGCTTACAGTGGACAAAAATTTGATTGAG GTTTTTGCCAAAGGTGTTGACAAGGACATGGTAGTACTTATGGCTGCAAGAGCGTCGAGGTTAGAGAACCAAGATGCTATTGACGCTGCAATTGTTTCAATGTTGCCAGACCCTAAGGAG GCAAGAACTGGAATTAAAGAAGTTCACTTCCTCCCATTCAATCCAACTGATAAAAGGACTGCACTTACATATATAGATGGTGTTGGCAAAATGCGCAGAGTTAGCAAAGGTGCACCAGAGCAG ATTCTCCATCTGGCCCATAACAAATCAGAAATTGAAAGGAAGGTACATGGAATGATTGACAAGTTTGCTGAACGTGGACTTAGATCCCTTGCAGTTGCTCGCCAG GAAGTGCCTGCTGGAACCAAAGACAGTCCCGGTGGCCCCTGGGAATTTGTCGGCCTTCTCCCTCTTTTTGACCCTCCACGCCACGACAGCGCTGAAACGATTAGAAGGGCTCTAGATCTTGGTGTCAGTGTTAAAATGATCACAG GCGATCAACTTGCAATTGCTAAGGAAACAGGAAGAAGGCTTGGAATGGGCACAAACATGTACCCCTCATCATCTCTGCTTGGTGAGAGCAAGGAAGAGGGACATCCAGGGCTTCCCATTGATGAACTCATTGAAAAAGCTGATGGTTTTGCTGGTGTCTTTCCTG AACACAAGTACGAGATTGTAAATAGATTACAAGCCAGAAAGCACATCTGTGGAATGACCGGTGATGGAGTAAACGATGCTCCAGCTTTAAAGAAAGCTGACATAGGAATCGCTGTGGCAGATTCCACAGATGCCGCCCGTAGTGCTTCTGATATAGTTCTAACAGAACCCGGGTTGAGTGTAATCGTAAGTGCTGTCTTAACAAGTCGTGCCATCTTCCAAAGAATGAAAAACTACACG ATCTATGCTGTGTCTATCACCATACGTATTGTG CTAGGATTTTTGTTGCTGACTGTCTTCTGGAAGTTCGATTTTCCACCTTTCATGGTTCTTGTCATCGCCATTCTTAATGATG GTACTATCATGACCATATCCAAAGACAGGGTAAAGCCTTCTCCCCTCCCTGATTGTTGGAAGCTCAGTGAAATTTTTGCAACAGGAATTGTGCTTGGCGGTTACCTAGCTCTTATGACAGTCGTTTTCTTTTGGGCGGCTTATGAAACTAACTTCTTTCCG AGCTTCAACCGGCACCATTTCAACATGTCTGACGACAAAATTTCGACTGAACTGAAAGAAAGAATGGCATCAGCAGTGTATCTTCAAGTCAGCACCATTAGCCAGGCCTTAATTTTTGTGACACGCTCCAGGGGCTGGTCGTGTACTGAGAGACCTGGCTTTCTGCTTGTTATTGCCTTCGTTATTGCTCAATTG ATTGCAAGTTTGATATCTGCCACTGCAACCTCCGAGTTTGCAGGGATCAGAAAAATTGGCTGGGGCTGGACAGGGGTCATTTGGTTGTTCAATATCGCAACTTACTTGCTGCTTGACCCTATCAAATTTGCTGTTCGATATGCGCTCAGTGGAAGAGCCTGGGGTCTCATTGTAGACAAAAGG ACTGCATTCACGAACAAAAAGGACTTTGGTATGGAAGCTCGTGCGGCTGCATGGGCAACTGAGCAGAGAACACTACATGGCCTCCAGTCCTCCGATACAAGAAAGTTTACTGATAAAATAAGCACTTTTGGGGAGCTCAATCTCATGGCAGAAGAAACTAAAAGGCGTGCAGAGATTGCAAG GATGAGGGAGCTTCACACTCTGAAAGGGAAGGTTGAATCATTTGCCAAGTTGAGGGGTCTGGACATTGATGCCATGAACCAACACTACACTGTCTAA
- the LOC123217278 gene encoding plasma membrane ATPase 1-like isoform X1, with protein sequence MVEKSFALDAVIKEAVDLENVPIEEVFENLKCTRNGLSSDEVKERLELFGYNKLEEKKESKILKFLSFMWNPLSWVMEAAAIMAIALAHGGFNLRDESFILQGKDPDYHDFVGILVLLLINSTISFIEENNAGNAAAALMARLAPKAKVLRDGRWSEEDAAELVPGDIVSIKLGDIVPADARLLEGDPLKIDQSALTGESLPVTKNPGDGVYSGSTCKQGEIEAVIIATGVHTFFGKAAHLVESTNHVGHFQKVLTAIGNFCICSIAIGIVIEIIVIYGLQERGYRVGIDNLLVLLIGGIPIAMPTVLSVTMAIGSHRLSQQGAITKRMTAIEEMAGMDVLCSDKTGTLTLNKLTVDKNLIEVFAKGVDKDMVVLMAARASRLENQDAIDAAIVSMLPDPKEARTGIKEVHFLPFNPTDKRTALTYIDGVGKMRRVSKGAPEQILHLAHNKSEIERKVHGMIDKFAERGLRSLAVARQEVPAGTKDSPGGPWEFVGLLPLFDPPRHDSAETIRRALDLGVSVKMITGDQLAIAKETGRRLGMGTNMYPSSSLLGESKEEGHPGLPIDELIEKADGFAGVFPEHKYEIVNRLQARKHICGMTGDGVNDAPALKKADIGIAVADSTDAARSASDIVLTEPGLSVIVSAVLTSRAIFQRMKNYTIYAVSITIRIVLGFLLLTVFWKFDFPPFMVLVIAILNDGTIMTISKDRVKPSPLPDCWKLSEIFATGIVLGGYLALMTVVFFWAAYETNFFPKHFHVKSFNRHHFNMSDDKISTELKERMASAVYLQVSTISQALIFVTRSRGWSCTERPGFLLVIAFVIAQLIASLISATATSEFAGIRKIGWGWTGVIWLFNIATYLLLDPIKFAVRYALSGRAWGLIVDKRTAFTNKKDFGMEARAAAWATEQRTLHGLQSSDTRKFTDKISTFGELNLMAEETKRRAEIARMRELHTLKGKVESFAKLRGLDIDAMNQHYTV encoded by the exons ATCTG GAAAATGTGCCCATTGAAGAAGTTTTTGAAAACCTGAAATGTACAAGGAATGGTTTGAGCTCAGATGAAGTTAAAGAGCGATTGGAATTATTTGGATACAATAAACTTGAAGAGAAAAAG gaaagtaaaatattaaagttcTTGAGCTTTATGTGGAATCCTCTATCATGGGTAATGGAAGCTGCAGCTATCATGGCTATTGCTCTTGCACATGGAGGA TTTAATCTTAGAGATGAATCCTTTATTTTGCAGGGAAAAGATCCGGATTATCATGATTTCGTTGGCATATTGGTCTTACTTTTGATAAATTCTACCATCAGTTTTATAGAGGAAAACAATGCAGGCAATGCAGCAGCTGCTCTTATGGCCAGATTGGCCCCAAAAGCCAAG GTCCTACGTGATGGAAGATGGAGTGAGGAAGATGCAGCAGAGTTGGTTCCAGGAGACATTGTCAGTATTAAACTTGGAGACATTGTTCCAGCTGATGCTCGTCTTCTTGAAGGAGATCCTTTGAAAATTGATCAG TCAGCTCTTACGGGAGAGTCCCTTCCGGTAACCAAGAATCCTGGTGATGGGGTCTACTCAGGTTCAACCTGCAAACAAGGTGAAATAGAGGCTGTTATTATTGCAACCGGAGTTCACACTTTCTTCGGGAAGGCAGCTCATCTTGTTGAAAGCACTAATCATGTTGGGCATTTTCAGAAG GTTCTAACAGCAATCGGAAACTTCTGTATCTGCTCAATTGCTATTGGAATagttattgaaataattgttatatatggACTTCAAGAGAGGGGATATCGTGTTGGTATAGATAATCTACTTGTCTTGCTAATTGGTGGGATTCCCATAGCAATGCCAACTGTTCTTTCTGTTACCATGGCCATTGGTTCACATCGCTTGTCTCAGCAG GGTGCAATAACCAAAAGAATGACAGCCATTGAGGAAATGGCTGGAATGGATGTTCTGTGCAGTGATAAAACAGGCACATTGACATTAAACAAGCTTACAGTGGACAAAAATTTGATTGAG GTTTTTGCCAAAGGTGTTGACAAGGACATGGTAGTACTTATGGCTGCAAGAGCGTCGAGGTTAGAGAACCAAGATGCTATTGACGCTGCAATTGTTTCAATGTTGCCAGACCCTAAGGAG GCAAGAACTGGAATTAAAGAAGTTCACTTCCTCCCATTCAATCCAACTGATAAAAGGACTGCACTTACATATATAGATGGTGTTGGCAAAATGCGCAGAGTTAGCAAAGGTGCACCAGAGCAG ATTCTCCATCTGGCCCATAACAAATCAGAAATTGAAAGGAAGGTACATGGAATGATTGACAAGTTTGCTGAACGTGGACTTAGATCCCTTGCAGTTGCTCGCCAG GAAGTGCCTGCTGGAACCAAAGACAGTCCCGGTGGCCCCTGGGAATTTGTCGGCCTTCTCCCTCTTTTTGACCCTCCACGCCACGACAGCGCTGAAACGATTAGAAGGGCTCTAGATCTTGGTGTCAGTGTTAAAATGATCACAG GCGATCAACTTGCAATTGCTAAGGAAACAGGAAGAAGGCTTGGAATGGGCACAAACATGTACCCCTCATCATCTCTGCTTGGTGAGAGCAAGGAAGAGGGACATCCAGGGCTTCCCATTGATGAACTCATTGAAAAAGCTGATGGTTTTGCTGGTGTCTTTCCTG AACACAAGTACGAGATTGTAAATAGATTACAAGCCAGAAAGCACATCTGTGGAATGACCGGTGATGGAGTAAACGATGCTCCAGCTTTAAAGAAAGCTGACATAGGAATCGCTGTGGCAGATTCCACAGATGCCGCCCGTAGTGCTTCTGATATAGTTCTAACAGAACCCGGGTTGAGTGTAATCGTAAGTGCTGTCTTAACAAGTCGTGCCATCTTCCAAAGAATGAAAAACTACACG ATCTATGCTGTGTCTATCACCATACGTATTGTG CTAGGATTTTTGTTGCTGACTGTCTTCTGGAAGTTCGATTTTCCACCTTTCATGGTTCTTGTCATCGCCATTCTTAATGATG GTACTATCATGACCATATCCAAAGACAGGGTAAAGCCTTCTCCCCTCCCTGATTGTTGGAAGCTCAGTGAAATTTTTGCAACAGGAATTGTGCTTGGCGGTTACCTAGCTCTTATGACAGTCGTTTTCTTTTGGGCGGCTTATGAAACTAACTTCTTTCCG AAACATTTCCACGTGAAGAGCTTCAACCGGCACCATTTCAACATGTCTGACGACAAAATTTCGACTGAACTGAAAGAAAGAATGGCATCAGCAGTGTATCTTCAAGTCAGCACCATTAGCCAGGCCTTAATTTTTGTGACACGCTCCAGGGGCTGGTCGTGTACTGAGAGACCTGGCTTTCTGCTTGTTATTGCCTTCGTTATTGCTCAATTG ATTGCAAGTTTGATATCTGCCACTGCAACCTCCGAGTTTGCAGGGATCAGAAAAATTGGCTGGGGCTGGACAGGGGTCATTTGGTTGTTCAATATCGCAACTTACTTGCTGCTTGACCCTATCAAATTTGCTGTTCGATATGCGCTCAGTGGAAGAGCCTGGGGTCTCATTGTAGACAAAAGG ACTGCATTCACGAACAAAAAGGACTTTGGTATGGAAGCTCGTGCGGCTGCATGGGCAACTGAGCAGAGAACACTACATGGCCTCCAGTCCTCCGATACAAGAAAGTTTACTGATAAAATAAGCACTTTTGGGGAGCTCAATCTCATGGCAGAAGAAACTAAAAGGCGTGCAGAGATTGCAAG GATGAGGGAGCTTCACACTCTGAAAGGGAAGGTTGAATCATTTGCCAAGTTGAGGGGTCTGGACATTGATGCCATGAACCAACACTACACTGTCTAA